In Elaeis guineensis isolate ETL-2024a chromosome 1, EG11, whole genome shotgun sequence, a genomic segment contains:
- the LOC105039037 gene encoding phosphatidylinositol/phosphatidylcholine transfer protein SFH13 isoform X1, with protein sequence MSVCHVEGLEGSVSCDERKERKSDVEISEDERRRTKIGSLKKKALNASTKFTHSLKKRGKRKVDFRVPSVAIEDIRDAEEEREVYAFRQELIAKDLLPDKHDDYHTLLRFLKARKFDFEKSTQMWAEMLRWRKEFGADTILEDFHFEELEEVLCYYPQGYHGVDRDGRPVYIERLGRVEPNKLMHITTVERYIKYHVQEFERALHERFPACSIAAKRHIDSTTTILDVHGVGLKNFSKAARDLLHNMQKIDGDYYPETLHQMFIVNAGHGFKLLWNTVKGFLDPKTTAKIHVLGTKYQSRLLEAIDASQLPDFLGGSCTCSDEGGCLRSNKGPWNDPVIMKLAHSVEAACVREIRRVSDGEQRYESCHRLRSLKGRCSDTSTAESGSDFDDLGSPIISRTAEYSRLAPVHEEARTADSTSYYSCNDRFVLVDKTVVCRRKTGSDGNASRELKDHGRGFANGTSHSLVSGSLGNDRCKQTKEDVEEGNLRYLARALVAFLVKLVSFFRVFVCRQERRLENIHPSDTLVPAPEVPAPESHPSVEVVKENNFGPCLERLQRLELMFNELSNKPAEIPQEKERVLLDSWDRIKSIEFDLEKTKKVLQATVVKQMEIAEMLEVVQESNLRRRKFC encoded by the exons ATGTCAG TCTGCCACGTAGAAGGACTTGAAGGATCGGTCAGTTGCGAtgagaggaaagagaggaaatCAGATGTTGAGATCTCGGAAGATGAGAGAAGGAGAACAAAGATCGGGTCTCTGAAGAAGAAGGCTTTGAATGCTTCCACCAAATTTACCCATTCTCTTAAGAAACGAGGGAAACGGAAAGTTGATTTCAGGGTTCCTTCAGTTGCGATCGAGGATATAAGGGATGCCGAAGAGGAGCGCGAGGTCTATGCTTTCCGGCAAGAGCTTATTGCCAAGGATTTATTGCCTGATAAACACGATGACTATCACACGTTGCTCAG ATTTCTTAAGGCTAGGAAATTTGACTTTGAGAAATCGACCCAGATGTGGGCTGAGATGCTTCGGTGGAGAAAAGAGTTTGGAGCAGACACCATTTTAGAG GATTTTCACTTTGAAGAACTGGAGGAAGTCCTGTGCTACTATCCTCAAGGGTACCATGGAGTGGACAGGGACGGAAGGCCTGTATATATTGAGAGGCTTGGAAGAGTCGAGCCTAACAAGCTTATGCACATCACTACAGTTGAGCGCTACATAAAATATCACGTTCAGGAATTTGAGAGGGCCCTGCATGAGAGATTTCCTGCTTGTTCGATTGCTGCCAAAAGGCATATTGATTCAACAACCACAATACTGGATGTGCATGGTGTG GGATTGAAGAATTTCAGCAAGGCAGCAAGAGACCTCTTGCACAATATGCAGAAAATAGATGGTGATTACTATCCTGAG ACACTTCATCAAATGTTCATTGTTAATGCTGGTCATGGTTTCAAGCTGCTTTGGAACACTGTAAAGGGATTTCTTGACCCCAAAACCACGGCAAAGATACAC GTACTTGGGACCAAATATCAGAGTAGGCTTCTTGAAGCTATTGATGCAAG CCAACTGCCAGATTTTCTGGGTGGTTCATGCACGTGCTCTGATGAAGGTGGTTGTCTTAGGTCTAATAAAGGACCATGGAATGACCCTGTCATTATGAAG CTTGCACATAGTGTTGAAGCAGCATGTGTCAGGGAAATTAGGCGAGTTTCTGATGGAGAACAAAGATATGAATCCTGTCATAGGCTGCGCTCACTGAAG GGAAGATGTAGTGATACATCAACAGCTGAATCAGGATCAGATTTTGATGATCTTGGTTCTCCTATTATATCCAGAACTGCTGAATATAGCCGTTTGGCTCCAGTTCATGAAGAA GCCAGGACAGCAGATTCAACATCTTACTACAGTTGCAATGACCGCTTTGTGTTGGTTGATAAGACTGTAGTATGCAGAAGGAAAACAGGATCTGATGGTAATGCATCTAGAGAACTCAAGGATCATGGACGTGGCTTTGCCAATGGAACATCACATTCACTAG TTTCAGGTAGCTTGGGCAATGATAGGTGCAAACAAACCAAAGAAGATGTGGAGGAAGGAAATTTGCGATATCTTGCAAGAGCACTAGTTGCATTTTTGGTTAAACTGGTATCCTTCTTTCGTGTCTTTGTTTGTAGACAAGAAAGGAGATTGGAGAACATTCATCCATCAGATACATTGGTCCCTGCTCCAGAGGTCCCTGCTCCAGAGAGCCATCCCAGTGTAGAAGTTGTCAAGGAAAACAATTTTGGTCCTTGTTTAGAACGTCTTCAAAGGCTTGAGTTGATGTTCAATGAGCTCAGTAACAAACCTGCAGAGATTCCACAGGAAAAAGAGCGTGTGCTTCTTGATTCTTGGGACAGGATCAAGTCCATTGAATTTGACCTTGAGAAGACAAAGAAG GTATTGCAGGCCACAGTGGTGAAGCAAATGGAGATTGCAGAAATGTTAGAAGTGGTACAGGAGTCTAATCTTAGG AGAAGGAAGTTTTGTTAA
- the LOC105039037 gene encoding phosphatidylinositol/phosphatidylcholine transfer protein SFH13 isoform X2, producing the protein MSVCHVEGLEGSVSCDERKERKSDVEISEDERRRTKIGSLKKKALNASTKFTHSLKKRGKRKVDFRVPSVAIEDIRDAEEEREVYAFRQELIAKDLLPDKHDDYHTLLRFLKARKFDFEKSTQMWAEMLRWRKEFGADTILEDFHFEELEEVLCYYPQGYHGVDRDGRPVYIERLGRVEPNKLMHITTVERYIKYHVQEFERALHERFPACSIAAKRHIDSTTTILDVHGVGLKNFSKAARDLLHNMQKIDGDYYPETLHQMFIVNAGHGFKLLWNTVKGFLDPKTTAKIHVLGTKYQSRLLEAIDASQLPDFLGGSCTCSDEGGCLRSNKGPWNDPVIMKLAHSVEAACVREIRRVSDGEQRYESCHRLRSLKGRCSDTSTAESGSDFDDLGSPIISRTAEYSRLAPVHEEARTADSTSYYSCNDRFVLVDKTVVCRRKTGSDGNASRELKDHGRGFANGTSHSLGSLGNDRCKQTKEDVEEGNLRYLARALVAFLVKLVSFFRVFVCRQERRLENIHPSDTLVPAPEVPAPESHPSVEVVKENNFGPCLERLQRLELMFNELSNKPAEIPQEKERVLLDSWDRIKSIEFDLEKTKKVLQATVVKQMEIAEMLEVVQESNLRRRKFC; encoded by the exons ATGTCAG TCTGCCACGTAGAAGGACTTGAAGGATCGGTCAGTTGCGAtgagaggaaagagaggaaatCAGATGTTGAGATCTCGGAAGATGAGAGAAGGAGAACAAAGATCGGGTCTCTGAAGAAGAAGGCTTTGAATGCTTCCACCAAATTTACCCATTCTCTTAAGAAACGAGGGAAACGGAAAGTTGATTTCAGGGTTCCTTCAGTTGCGATCGAGGATATAAGGGATGCCGAAGAGGAGCGCGAGGTCTATGCTTTCCGGCAAGAGCTTATTGCCAAGGATTTATTGCCTGATAAACACGATGACTATCACACGTTGCTCAG ATTTCTTAAGGCTAGGAAATTTGACTTTGAGAAATCGACCCAGATGTGGGCTGAGATGCTTCGGTGGAGAAAAGAGTTTGGAGCAGACACCATTTTAGAG GATTTTCACTTTGAAGAACTGGAGGAAGTCCTGTGCTACTATCCTCAAGGGTACCATGGAGTGGACAGGGACGGAAGGCCTGTATATATTGAGAGGCTTGGAAGAGTCGAGCCTAACAAGCTTATGCACATCACTACAGTTGAGCGCTACATAAAATATCACGTTCAGGAATTTGAGAGGGCCCTGCATGAGAGATTTCCTGCTTGTTCGATTGCTGCCAAAAGGCATATTGATTCAACAACCACAATACTGGATGTGCATGGTGTG GGATTGAAGAATTTCAGCAAGGCAGCAAGAGACCTCTTGCACAATATGCAGAAAATAGATGGTGATTACTATCCTGAG ACACTTCATCAAATGTTCATTGTTAATGCTGGTCATGGTTTCAAGCTGCTTTGGAACACTGTAAAGGGATTTCTTGACCCCAAAACCACGGCAAAGATACAC GTACTTGGGACCAAATATCAGAGTAGGCTTCTTGAAGCTATTGATGCAAG CCAACTGCCAGATTTTCTGGGTGGTTCATGCACGTGCTCTGATGAAGGTGGTTGTCTTAGGTCTAATAAAGGACCATGGAATGACCCTGTCATTATGAAG CTTGCACATAGTGTTGAAGCAGCATGTGTCAGGGAAATTAGGCGAGTTTCTGATGGAGAACAAAGATATGAATCCTGTCATAGGCTGCGCTCACTGAAG GGAAGATGTAGTGATACATCAACAGCTGAATCAGGATCAGATTTTGATGATCTTGGTTCTCCTATTATATCCAGAACTGCTGAATATAGCCGTTTGGCTCCAGTTCATGAAGAA GCCAGGACAGCAGATTCAACATCTTACTACAGTTGCAATGACCGCTTTGTGTTGGTTGATAAGACTGTAGTATGCAGAAGGAAAACAGGATCTGATGGTAATGCATCTAGAGAACTCAAGGATCATGGACGTGGCTTTGCCAATGGAACATCACATTCACTAG GTAGCTTGGGCAATGATAGGTGCAAACAAACCAAAGAAGATGTGGAGGAAGGAAATTTGCGATATCTTGCAAGAGCACTAGTTGCATTTTTGGTTAAACTGGTATCCTTCTTTCGTGTCTTTGTTTGTAGACAAGAAAGGAGATTGGAGAACATTCATCCATCAGATACATTGGTCCCTGCTCCAGAGGTCCCTGCTCCAGAGAGCCATCCCAGTGTAGAAGTTGTCAAGGAAAACAATTTTGGTCCTTGTTTAGAACGTCTTCAAAGGCTTGAGTTGATGTTCAATGAGCTCAGTAACAAACCTGCAGAGATTCCACAGGAAAAAGAGCGTGTGCTTCTTGATTCTTGGGACAGGATCAAGTCCATTGAATTTGACCTTGAGAAGACAAAGAAG GTATTGCAGGCCACAGTGGTGAAGCAAATGGAGATTGCAGAAATGTTAGAAGTGGTACAGGAGTCTAATCTTAGG AGAAGGAAGTTTTGTTAA
- the LOC105039037 gene encoding phosphatidylinositol/phosphatidylcholine transfer protein SFH8 isoform X3, with protein MSVCHVEGLEGSVSCDERKERKSDVEISEDERRRTKIGSLKKKALNASTKFTHSLKKRGKRKVDFRVPSVAIEDIRDAEEEREVYAFRQELIAKDLLPDKHDDYHTLLRFLKARKFDFEKSTQMWAEMLRWRKEFGADTILEDFHFEELEEVLCYYPQGYHGVDRDGRPVYIERLGRVEPNKLMHITTVERYIKYHVQEFERALHERFPACSIAAKRHIDSTTTILDVHGVGLKNFSKAARDLLHNMQKIDGDYYPETLHQMFIVNAGHGFKLLWNTVKGFLDPKTTAKIHVLGTKYQSRLLEAIDASQLPDFLGGSCTCSDEGGCLRSNKGPWNDPVIMKLAHSVEAACVREIRRVSDGEQRYESCHRLRSLKGRCSDTSTAESGSDFDDLGSPIISRTAEYSRLAPVHEEARTADSTSYYSCNDRFVLVDKTVVCRRKTGSDGNASRELKDHGRGFANGTSHSLDKKGDWRTFIHQIHWSLLQRSLLQRAIPV; from the exons ATGTCAG TCTGCCACGTAGAAGGACTTGAAGGATCGGTCAGTTGCGAtgagaggaaagagaggaaatCAGATGTTGAGATCTCGGAAGATGAGAGAAGGAGAACAAAGATCGGGTCTCTGAAGAAGAAGGCTTTGAATGCTTCCACCAAATTTACCCATTCTCTTAAGAAACGAGGGAAACGGAAAGTTGATTTCAGGGTTCCTTCAGTTGCGATCGAGGATATAAGGGATGCCGAAGAGGAGCGCGAGGTCTATGCTTTCCGGCAAGAGCTTATTGCCAAGGATTTATTGCCTGATAAACACGATGACTATCACACGTTGCTCAG ATTTCTTAAGGCTAGGAAATTTGACTTTGAGAAATCGACCCAGATGTGGGCTGAGATGCTTCGGTGGAGAAAAGAGTTTGGAGCAGACACCATTTTAGAG GATTTTCACTTTGAAGAACTGGAGGAAGTCCTGTGCTACTATCCTCAAGGGTACCATGGAGTGGACAGGGACGGAAGGCCTGTATATATTGAGAGGCTTGGAAGAGTCGAGCCTAACAAGCTTATGCACATCACTACAGTTGAGCGCTACATAAAATATCACGTTCAGGAATTTGAGAGGGCCCTGCATGAGAGATTTCCTGCTTGTTCGATTGCTGCCAAAAGGCATATTGATTCAACAACCACAATACTGGATGTGCATGGTGTG GGATTGAAGAATTTCAGCAAGGCAGCAAGAGACCTCTTGCACAATATGCAGAAAATAGATGGTGATTACTATCCTGAG ACACTTCATCAAATGTTCATTGTTAATGCTGGTCATGGTTTCAAGCTGCTTTGGAACACTGTAAAGGGATTTCTTGACCCCAAAACCACGGCAAAGATACAC GTACTTGGGACCAAATATCAGAGTAGGCTTCTTGAAGCTATTGATGCAAG CCAACTGCCAGATTTTCTGGGTGGTTCATGCACGTGCTCTGATGAAGGTGGTTGTCTTAGGTCTAATAAAGGACCATGGAATGACCCTGTCATTATGAAG CTTGCACATAGTGTTGAAGCAGCATGTGTCAGGGAAATTAGGCGAGTTTCTGATGGAGAACAAAGATATGAATCCTGTCATAGGCTGCGCTCACTGAAG GGAAGATGTAGTGATACATCAACAGCTGAATCAGGATCAGATTTTGATGATCTTGGTTCTCCTATTATATCCAGAACTGCTGAATATAGCCGTTTGGCTCCAGTTCATGAAGAA GCCAGGACAGCAGATTCAACATCTTACTACAGTTGCAATGACCGCTTTGTGTTGGTTGATAAGACTGTAGTATGCAGAAGGAAAACAGGATCTGATGGTAATGCATCTAGAGAACTCAAGGATCATGGACGTGGCTTTGCCAATGGAACATCACATTCACTAG ACAAGAAAGGAGATTGGAGAACATTCATCCATCAGATACATTGGTCCCTGCTCCAGAGGTCCCTGCTCCAGAGAGCCATCCCAGTGTAG